A single Xiphias gladius isolate SHS-SW01 ecotype Sanya breed wild chromosome 18, ASM1685928v1, whole genome shotgun sequence DNA region contains:
- the plekhn1 gene encoding probable pleckstrin homology domain-containing family N member 1, whose product MGSSMSCVPQHNFRFSSKSFIRRNSSRLFRKKNPQEGQEKSNSIINILCTVTPRKEMSPKDLQTIENIKWDPPFPYDPASGWKKSSINVKNYGRMIHSSKVRFRFLHCQEVHDCYLDLFQTHLHFVSNNTTGLTYQGTLPLKELTICNLQQNCNHSQPQEFAFQINGVSLNPIIVYCANQEEMDLWFGLLKENIEANGGTATVTENYTRVKLNQDEAPEGREELRNSINREPIYEWEGSQRDSLGPITYVTKVRLQHLPCQEQSDRLLVMYPATLIILSEENDGLFYKGKLPLNMITVTTPCQDIKPNTFMIEGKLINPIVVSCLDRTAFCDWIQHFKAADVPVLSPPPPVYDIIYTPTQREAPQFDRWSGNSQGRTESLKFSHSPSGQGSHNLQLPINEDNPLSPGYSEPLCYSSSRPSSTETARLGSRTNSVSSHTRPEHDLRPFSLRYSSPQRSSHLQPAESSVLSQIYSTPYSALHRASPQRLEKAPLVKSNSWSTPQTSLNYSLNAPQRHSDMCASRQPLSPLYDEPCSPEIYSLDEARPLHQTWQEPIQHHHHQQATQLLPSSIQLLPSSFQLRTPPMGRRCRRSLVLTNSQGQALGLEMENPQSQAEQRAEATSRLKLLPAPGQVQEQSLLPSSSARNTSQMPYGYSPDHHSYLEPTEPDDQEMDYDNIWEYDCDTGMIQPTSGISTHWTGLDFGARGPGAMATHQRWS is encoded by the exons ATGGGGAGTAGCATGTCATGTGTCCCCCAGCACAACTTCAGATTCTCCAGCAAAAGTTTCATACGCAGAAACAG CAGCCGCCTGTTTCGCAAAAAGAACCCACAAGAGGGACAGGAGAAGTCCAACAGCATCATCAATATCTTGTGCACTGTCACCCCCAGGAAG GAAATGTCCCCTAAAGATCTGCAGACAATAGAGAACATAAAATGGGATCCTCCGTTTCCATATGACCCAGCCAGCGGCTGGAAGAAGAGCAGCATCAATGTGAAGAATTACGGACGGATGATTCACAGCTCCAAAGTTCGTTTCCGCTTCCTCCACTGCCAG GAGGTACATGACTGCTACCTGGATCTTTTCCAGACACACCTTCATTTTGTTTCCAACAACACAACCGGATTGACATACcag GGAACTCTTCCGCTGAAAGAGCTAACCATCTGTAACCTGCAACAGAACTGCAACCATAGTCAACCCCAGGAATTCGCCTTTCAAATAAACG GCGTCAGCCTTAACCCCATCATTGTCTACTGTGCCAACCAAGAAGAAATGGACCTATGGTTTGGCCTGCTCAAAGAAAACATTGAGGCAAATGGAGGCACTGCAACTGTAACCGAAAACTACACCAGAGTGAAA CTAAACCAGGACGAGGCTCCTGAGGgcagagaggagctgaggaaCTCCATCAACAGAGAGCCCATCTATGAGTGGGAGGGCTCTCAGCGAGACAGCCTGGGCCCCATCACCTATGTCACTAAGGTCCGACTGCAGCACCTGCCCTGTCAG GAACAGAGTGACAGATTACTGGTGATGTACCCAGCAACGCTGATCATCCTATCAGAGGAGAATGATGGGCTCTTCTATAAG GGGAAACTGCCACTCAACATGATTACTGTGACCACACCCTGCCAAGACATCAAGCCTAACACCTTTATGATTGAAG GGAAGCTGATCAACCCCATAGTGGTGTCGTGCTTGGATAGGACAGCGTTCTGCGACTGGATCCAGCATTTCAAAGCTGCTGACGTGCCCGTTCTCAGCCCCCCACCCCCTGTGTATGACATCATCTACACCCCGACGCAAAGAGAG GCGCCACAGTTTGACAGGTGGAGCGGAAACAGCCAAGGACGAACTGAGTCCTTAAAGTTCAGCCATTCACCGAGTGGACAGGGGTCCCACAACCTTCAGTTACCCATTAATGAAGACAACCCTCTCTCCCCAGGATACTCTGAACCCCTCTGT TACAGCTCCAGCCGTCCCTCCTCGACTGAGACTGCCCGCCTGGGCAGCAGGACCAACAGCGTGTCTTCCCACACCAGGCCCGAGCATGACCTACGACCTTTTTCACTGCGCTACTCCTCACCCCAGCGCAGTTCCCACCTCCAGCCTGCTGAGAGCTCGGTGCTGTCTCAGATCTACAGCACACCCTACTCTGCCCTGCATCGTGCCAGCCCACAACGGCTGGAGAAAGCCCCACTCGTCAAG TCTAACAGCTGGAGCACACCTCAGACATCCTTGAACTACTCCCTGAACGCCCCCCAGCGCCACTCAGACATGTGCGCCTCCCGACAACCCTTGTCACCCCTGTACGATGAGCCCTGCAGCCCTGAAATCTACTCCCTGGATGAGGCCAGGCCACTG CACCAGACCTGGCAAGAGCCAattcagcaccaccaccaccagcaggcCACCCAGCTCCTACCCTCCTCCATCCAGCTCCTACCCTCCTCCTTCCAGCTCCGCACCCCTCCCATGGGCAGGCGCTGCAGGAGAAGCCTGGTTTTGACCAACTCCCAGGGACAGGCTCTGGGCCTGGAGATGGAAAATCCTCAAAGCCAAGCAGAGCAGAGAGCCGAGGCCACTTCTAGGCTAAAGCTGCTGCCTGCACCCGGCCAAGTGCAAGAGCAG TCACTTCTCCCATCGAGCTCTGCGAGGAACACCTCTCAGATGCCTTACGGTTACTCACCAG ATCACCACTCGTACCTTGAACCCACAGAACCAGATGACCAGGAAATGGACTATGATAACATTTGGGAGTACGACTGTGATACTGGAATGATTCAGCCAACGTCTGGAATTTCGACACACTGGACAGGATTAGACTTTGGGGCCAGAGGCCCTGGTGCCATGGCAACCCACCAGAGAtggtcataa
- the perm1 gene encoding PGC-1 and ERR-induced regulator in muscle protein 1, which yields MSAQSTPPDCEGSPVEHYLSKPGVGGMESILSGSEEDIDLQSVNIFFERLKNLTEAERFAQPSHLGAGNNREAILEEEQCSDGQQSNSSTLPKNIPKSNSLPARGETAVGKETIRPVDTISNTNAIKKVKPGSNISSEPAASNLVLQTNKSAKPKTELFIREEACTETRVNEVTKWNQSNDLADRVACSETKPHTDEGMKVDMCTPKKDVEQEYFLTSQLTLSDKCNTNSPSNLEMVTNVKWKDEQNPAVLQSDATGINKSASQELSPSASVKRKRRKKRRQSFEPAESARGYERQVLAKPRDSEEEQYAGRGGTGLCLSEDVNLFYLNEPQKNVASSLHSVTSNQPVTKSAKEIKANDLSHTVPRCESQYQYLPESIVRQERCKATISTEKNATNDRSVTSLSQTDDSVMSAASNSGNVVRHLQPCTKLQVEELTRLNKYSGFQVLVTAGATGKSDMARETANSERKDNHAESLQQSDKVNLSITGYENEQSLKCCTAEVKSIYHSILPSTESNDSTVEVSQNDKLSAAKSILAVEAGNSGGDNHTLCQREAEPQQQLDIDCHDTDRYSSTLEKTHALNTKPQHFETTACPFLKEISSKVTCAKLKSDSISSSPDKSYLSKSPSILNERPLEVGTLSKVDILSEKNGTAERAQLAASQIIASTNPCTSGEINQINQTDSSQSKTKLSVSEDSITNPSDITPVSSCCTLESVSDITESVTSLSNENITDLSGSFCSSVSQNEYGSRGEKNPLISAKHEEGDAKSGSISQSLSNGSTQSKCDLPGGAEDAVRASEAECEPKKAPESKHSVFAMSSFWSEMEKLTINDILGLRMINKADPPISLPPLHETEETRMFSTTDSGFFTQLDEPRPEQTNEYTSRVPDCVESILDSVMTVDSSSPRSIMWESEPVPVSLGNDIYPENIMLTSGRDISPAVLSESAQKNLRQISKNVSVHNLHALESFSSRWKGQTLQTLDEGGESEKVENFSEKRKPKQDKDTDSLPSPLTTSYRTSVTDIFQYLFGGKQSIPSQSATDNITTIYTDGNSVPETYDHFFSEFGTEDLLSPLITAEDPAKDELVPIFSYSRSANRNLQFPEAYDYFFSSSASDDSSVESDEEDNCGPVRVVTRLSRKASASQISADIYENFFTDNDLRQNFFWKTILSFRSINFTGSTVQKQTLSNSLSHVPVRQSGRCLRKTVYPSNALGNQDVMFPDPLLYHLEDRISRQQAQQPFRYEDLQMAVSNPRLDASLLPLRQSDMCLVCIAFASWVLRTANPEVGDAWKAVLLANVSALSAIRYLRKYVKMEAGASEKKLHHTAQSET from the exons ATGAGCGCCCAGTCGACCCCCCCAGACTGTGAGGGCTCTCCTGTGGAGCATTACCTCAGCAAACCTGGCGTCGGTGGAATGGAGAGCATCCTTTCAGGCAGTGAGGAGGATATAGACCTGCAGTCTGTCAATATATTCTTTGAAAGGCTAAAAAATCTCACAGAGGCTGAGAGGTTTGCTCAGCCAAGCCATTTGGGAGCTGGAAATAATAGAGAGGCAATACTGGAGGAGGAACAGTGCAGTGATGGGCAACAATCCAATAGCAGcactttgccaaaaaacatcCCCAAGTCAAACTCTTTGCCTGCCAGGGGTGAAACAGCAGTTGGCAAAGAGACCATAAGGCCTGTCGACACCATCAGCAACACAAACGCAATCAAAAAAGTCAAGCCTGGTTCCAACATTTCCTCTGAACCTGCAGCCAGTAACTTAGTGCTCCAGACTAACAAATCAGCTAAACCCAAAACAGAGTTATTCATCAGAGAGGAAGCCTGCACAGAAACCAGAGTAAATGAGGTAACAAAGTGGAATCAGTCTAATGACTTAGCGGACAGGGTTGCCTGCTCAGAAACAAAACCTCACACAGACGAAGGGATGAAAGTGGATATGTGCACACCTAAGAAGGATGTCGAGCAGGAATATTTTTTGACAAGTCAGTTAACTCTCAGTGATAAGTGCAACACTAATTCACCCAGTAATCTAGAAATGGTGACAAATGTTAAATGGAAAGACGAACAAAACCCTGCTGTTTTACAGTCAGACGCAACAGGAATAAACAAATCAGCAAGCCAAGAATTGTCTCCATCTGCCTCTgtaaaaaggaagagaaggaagaagagacgACAAAGCTTTGAGCCAGCTGAGAGTGCGCGTGGATATGAGAGGCAGGTTTTAGCTAAGCCGCGTGACTCAGAGGAGGAGCAGtatgcagggagaggaggaacaggtctgtgtttatctgaggatgtgaatttattttatttaaatgagccacaaaaaaatgttgcatcCTCTTTACATTCAGTCACAAGCAATCAACCAGTGACGAAATCTGCTAAGGAGATAAAAGCAAATGATCTTTCTCACACCGTTCCTCGATGTGAGAGTCAGTACCAGTATTTACCGGAGAGTATAGTTAGACAAGAAAGGTGTAAAGCAACAATCTCGACTGAAAAAAACGCAACTAACGACAGGTCAGTAACCTCATTGAGTCAAACTGATGACAGTGTGATGTCAGCAGCAAGCAACAGTGGTAATGTGGTACGACATTTACAGCCATGCACCAAATTACAAGTAGAAGAATTAACTAGACTGAATAAATATTCTGGGTTCCAAGTTTTAGTTACTGCAGGTGCAACTGGTAAATCAGACATGGCCAGAGAAACAGCaaacagtgaaagaaaggaCAATCATGCAGAGAGTCTCCAGCAGTCTGATAAAGTGAATCTTTCTATCACTGGTTATGAAAACGAACAAAGTCTAAAGTGCTGTACAGCAGAGGTCAAATCAATATACCACAGCATTTTACCAAGCACAGAGTCAAATGATTCCACTGTGGAAGTCagccaaaatgacaaactatcCGCTGCTAAGTCAATCCTGGCTGTAGAGGCTGGAAATTCTGGCGGAGACAACCACACACTGTGTCAAAGAGAGGCTGAGCCCCAACAACAGCTGGATATTGACTGTCACGACACTGACCGATATAGCTCTACACTGGAGAAGACTCATGCCCTCAACACAAAACCCCAGCATTTCGAAACCACAGCCTGTCCATTCTTAAAGGAGATTTCCAGTAAAGTGACGTGTGCTAAATTAAAATCAGATAGTATCAGTTCATCCCCTGATAAAAGTTATCTGTCCAAAAGTCCCTCCATTTTAAATGAACGTCCTCTGGAGGTTGGGACTTTATCCAAAGTTGATATTTTGTCAGAGAAAAATGGAACAGCTGAGAGAGCTCAATTAGCAGCATCACAAATAATAGCAAGTACGAATCCCTGCACATCTGGCGAAATTAATCAGATTAATCAAACAGACAGCAGTCAGAGCAAAACCAAGCTGTCCGTGTCTGAAGACTCCATAACAAATCCTTCAGATATAACACCAGTATCATCCTGCTGTACTCTGGAATCTGTCAGTGACATTACAGAATCTGTCACATCACtctcaaatgaaaatatcacaGACCTGTCGGGGAGTTTTTGTTCATCTGTCAGTCAAAATGAGTATGGAAGTCgaggagaaaaaaacccactaatCTCGGCAAAACACGAGGAAGGAGATGCTAAATCTGGATCCATAAGCCAGTCTCTATCAAATGGGTCAACACaatcaaaatgtgatttacCGGGTGGAGCAGAAGATGCTGTCAGAGCATCCGAAGCTGAATGCGAACCTAAAAAGGCACCAGAGTCAAAACATTCTGTGTTTGCCATGTCTTCTTTTTGGAGTGAGATGGAGAAGCTGACAATAAATGACATTCTGGGTTTACGAATGATCAACAAAGCTGATCCACCCATCTCCCTCCCACCTTTACACGAAACTGAGGAGACACGCATGTTTTCTACAACTGACTCAGGCTTTTTTACGCAACTGGATGAGCCCAGGCCTGAGCAAACCAATGAGTACACGTCCAGAGTTCCTGATTGTGTAGAATCAATTTTAGATTCTGTTATGACAGTTGATTCTTCCTCCCCAAGAAGTATTATGTGGGAGAGTGAACCTGTCCCGGTGAGTCTGGGTAATGACATTTACCCTGAGAATATAATGTTGACATCTGGGAGGGACATCTCTCCAGCGGTCCTCTCTGAAAGTGCTCAAAAGAACCTCAGAcagatttccaaaaatgtaagtGTGCACAATCTACATGCCCTGGAATCTTTCAGCTCCAGATGGAAAGGCCAAACTTTACAAACCTTAGATGAGGGAGGAGAATCAGAAAAAGTTGAGAATTTTTCTGAGAAACGTAAGCCTAAGCAAGACAAAGACACGGACTCTCTACCTTCCCCATTGACAACCAGCTACAGAACCTCTGTTACGGATATATTTCAATACCTCTTTGGTGGAAAGCAATCAATTCCCAGCCAGTCAGCCACAGATAACATAACCACCATCTACACGGATGGAAATTCTGTTCCTGAAACATATGATCATTTTTTCTCAGAGTTTGGTACAGAAGACCTCTTGTCCCCTCTCATCACAGCGGAAGATCCGGCCAAAGACGAGCTGGTTCCTATCTTTTCCTACTCTCGCTCAGCTAATAGAAATCTACAGTTCCCCGAGGCTTATGActacttcttttcttcctctgcttctgacGATTCTTCCGTTGAATCAGATGAAGAAGATAACTGCGGTCCTGTGAGGGTGGTGACCAGGTTGAGCCGTAAGGCGAGCGCTTCTCAGATTTCTGCAGACATTTATGAGAATTTCTTCACAGATAATGACCTCAGACAGAATTTCTTCTGGAAAACAATACTCTCCTTCAGGAGTATTAATTTTACTGGATCTACAGTCCAGAAGCAGActctctccaactctctgtCTCATGTACCTGTGAGGCAAAGTGGCAGATGCCTTCGAAAGACAGTTTATCCCAGTAATGCTCTGGGAAATCAAGACGTGATGTTTCCTGATCCACTTCTCTACCACCTGGAGGACAGGATCTCTAGGCAACAAGCACAGCAGCCTTTCAGATATGAGGACTTACAGATGGCTGTTTCAAATCCAA GACTGGATGCCTCCCTCCTGCCTCTCAGACAGTCAGATATGTGTCTGGTTTGTATTGCATTTGCTTCATGGGTACTAAGGACTGCAAACCCAGAAGTTGGGGATGCCTGGAAGGCTG TTCTGCTGGCGAATGTAAGTGCTCTGTCAGCAATCCGATACCTGCGTAAATACGTCAAGATGGAGGCGGGAGCCAGTGAGAAGAAACTGCATCACACCGCACAATCAGAGACTTGA